tgtatgtattccGTACCCGATCAAACGCGCTCAAAGTTCCTCTGTGTGTTTCGTCTCCTGCTAAGCAACTTCGTCCGTCTCTCATCCCTGACCATGGCTTTGGCTGCAATAATGGCAGAGCCCATCCACAAGCTAAATTGTGCCGCTGCAAGCACCGCAGTACCACGGCCTGCCATGCAGACTGAGCCGGTACAAAAGGCCAGATCGCCCAGGCAGACGGCCACAGCAATGAATCCCGCAAAATAGAAGATGCAGTTGAGGGCTTCAATGCCCAAGGAAATCTTTGGGTGAGTAACCTTCGGGGCAAGTCGTGGCGCAAAAACGAGGTAtaagatggagaagacggagaagatggaagagaagaggatgaagctgattgAGGGTGGCGTCGAGAGATGCGGGCCCCTGAGATGCCAATTCACAACTGCGAAGAGCCAAAAGTGAGCCAACAGGATActggagaagcaaatcaaTTGTGGCAAGCTTACCATATGCTGCCAAGCCgataccagcagcagccgcgaAGGCTTGAAAGGCCCGAAAGCAGAGGATGAGAGTTTGCGACATGGCAAAAGACCGTTATGTGAAGAGATTGAACAATGGTGAGAGTCGCGAAGTAGGAActgccaagaagaagttggcgTGGAATTCATTTATTATTAGCACCAAGTCTATCGAGTAGCAGCGTGAGGTTGCGCACTCGTACGCGTCTGCGGAATGTCTGAGACATGTAGAATTACTGGCTGAAGGGAGACGAAAAAAGGGCGGGTTGGGAGCCTGCTCAGGGTGGAATGAGAACATGCGCAGAAGGAAAGCGATGAGCGTTTTGTTCAATTGTTTGAGCCGGAATAGGCATTGTGCGTATATAATGTGACGGGTTTGGTATCTTGAGGCGAAGCTGCATCGTGATATAGTCTCAGATCGAGATGGATGTGCAGAACGTGAAAGAGCACACTACAGATCTTGACGTGTGCTCAGATCTACTGTATTTTAAAATAAGAATAGCAATCGAATAGCATAGCTAGAATCACGCTCTTGTAGGAATTTGATGAAACGTTAAAGCAGTAGCAGTGCTTGTTGAATTCCTGTAAAATATACATATATAGGTATACAGGTATTATGGCGGCGGCTCATATCTCTGTAGTTGAGCAATACATGTTTGAGCCAGTACGACTAAATGTACTACTGACTCTGCAGCTGAAATTCTCTTTTAATCCCCATATGGTACAGTACAAGTTATCACGTTGAGATAATTCAACAAGGAAATTTTGCTTGTCGCATGAGCTGTATCAAAAATCATCGTAGTCGAATTTAGTATCAATACTTGTCCGACTTGAGTTCCATCTCTTACTCCAGAATGATGCTTAATAAGCAACGCAGtgtggtgatggcctcggcTCTCAGTCTGTGCGACAACGcggggaaaagagagagagcggaGAAGTTATCGACTTTGTACTTCCGAGCTTGCGTCCCAATAACCACCGGCACTACTCCGTAACAGGACACGTTTCAAGCTCCAAATCGAAGGGTCAATTCATCCGGGCGAAGTAGCCTTTTGCAGAACGCCGTCCGCAAGTTCTTGCCTCTGAGCTCGAGTTTCACATGCCGAAACGAGACGCTATATGGAATAGCAGCGGCGTGATTGGCCGGGGCGCTGGGAGAGTGCCCTGGACCGAGGCCCACCGCCGTGCTTTAGCGGATGAGCCAAGCTGCGAGTCTCCCCAGATGTGCCCCGGATTCCGTTGGCTTTTGCGAGAGTCTGCGTATTTGTTGATATACGGGTAGAATTGAGTTGATTGGGGTAGAAATGATACAAGTACAGCGAGGTTGACGGAGAGACAAAATAGCATCCGGCTCGCCTGCGTTGGAACACAAGAGTCGCCACTGAGTGGTTATTATTCCCCGAAACAGCCGACGTCACTACGGGATCCCGGACTTTTCAACTGCTTGTGCGACGGAgtttgtatgtatgtactcgtacggatACGCTTTTCCGTCACGATGGGATGATGCGTGCTTACGTGCCTTGACGGTATTGCactacaagtacaagtaagCCGCCAATCTTCGTTCATCACCTTTCAATTCGCGTCGGCCTCAATGTTGCTTTTTGTTTGACAAATCTAGTAGCCGGCCATGCTAGGACGTTCTGCTACATTAGAGTCCACACTTGACAACAAAGTCCTTAAACTGTGAACTCCTACAGCTACCCAGGATAGCCGGGCTGGGTAATTGTATTACTAGAAGACAGTTAAAAAAATAATCAACGCCGCACCAGTACATACTACCTCTATCTAGGTTCAAATATGCATGGGTGCAGCGTGTCAGCTCTTGTCTATCTCGCCCTAAGGCCTATTTCTCAACAAAAGCCATATCGACGAGCTCCTATTTGATCCATCTTATCAACTACGTTTCTGACGGCCAGATGCTGACGGCTAGCCGGCCGCCGTGAGAACCTTGATTGTCAGCCGCCggcatacatgtacaagtaaTATTCGTACTACCAGGACGCAACCATTGAAATGACatttgatggagttgagtcTTTCCGAGCCCCGTGGATAGCGCTCTGCCACTGCTGTGACGGGCAGAACTCTGCTGTAAACTCCGCGGGTGGGACGCCTCAGTGGATTTCGTTGGGGGCTGGCCGCTAGCGGTTTAGGCACTCCGACACAGCGCTAGCAACGCGCATGTACCTATACGGCTTCTGCGATTTGGCGGGCTGGGCCACAGCATTGGACGCTGAGCGCAGGCCATGTACATGGACCAAATCCCAAATCTGGGGCTGCCGAGGCCCCGCGAACCTCGGCCGTCCCTTTCAGCAGCCCATGACTTTGGTTAAACCTCCACCTCCCGACCTCATCGccatatttctttttttcctttcccttgcAACCATCctcgccttttcttttttccctccccaGGCCTTACACGTCGCCTAATCTTCCCTCCCTTTCACTTTGTCTGGTCAATTCTCGTAGGCATCGCGAGCGTTGCGGACCCTTTCCTTTAAAGCTGTAAAATATCAACACGCGGTCAGCCACTAGTTCATCCCCCTTCGACACAATGGCACTGGCTACCAAGGACACGGCGGCGTACATCAAGAGCCTGACAACTCCGCCTGCGCCCGGCGCTCCTCACGGTGTTGCCATCGCAGGCACAGAACGGCCCGGTCGTACCGCCATCTACCGCCATCACAAGATTGGGGATGGCCCGCTCCTGACCACGTTCAACCCCGAGATCCAATCGGTCCACGATCTGTTCGAAAACGCCGTCAAGAAGCGCCCCAGCAAGCGCTGCCTCGGCACCCGTCTCTGGAACCCCAGCACGCAATCATGGGCAGACACATATGAGTGGGAGACGTATGGCGAGGTGGCCGAGCGTCGCAAGAACTTGGGAGCCGGTCTCGTCGAAATCCACAAGAGTATTGGGCACACCCTGGACAAGTATCCCGTTGGACTGTGGTCTCAGAACCGCGCTGAATGGCAAATCACCGGTAGGCCAACCTTGCGCGATTCCCCGCGCTCTCCCAATGCCCACTACAGATCTCCAACTAACACAATCTCGATTTGTAGATCTTGCTCTTGCGTCGCAGGCTCTCTATACCGTATCACTCTATGATACTCTTGGTCCGGACACTTCCGAGTATATCATCAACCACGCCGAACTCGCCTGTATCGTCTGCTCCCTGCCTCATATCCCGACTCTCTTGAAGTTGGCCCCTCGAATCCCATCCCTCAAGCTGATCGTCTCccttgacgagctggagcAAGGCGAGCAAAAGGGTCTGACCAAGGGCGCTGTCCTGAACGACATTGCTTCTCAGCACGGCATCAAGATCTACTCTTtcaaggaggttgaggagatTGGCGCCAAGTCTGGCCGCCCCATGCGCCCGGCCAAGTGGGACGATCTCTGCACAATCAACTACACCTCGGGAACCACTGGTGCGCCGAAGGGTGTTGTCATCACTCACGGCAATGCCGTTTCTGCCATCTCTTCCAGCCGCCTGCAGGGTGCGGTGACTGAAAAGGACGTTCACATGTCCTATCTGCCTCTTGCTCACATCTACGGCAGAATGGTTGATCAAGTTGCCTTGTCCGAGGGTGCCAGCATTGGTTTCTTCCGTGGCGATATCCTAGGCCTAGTCGACGACATGAAGATTCTCAAGCCCACCGGTTTCATTTCTGTGCCCCGCTTGTTCAACCGCTTCAACTCGGCAATCCGAACCGCCAccatcgaggccgagggTACCAGGGGAGCCCTGTCTCGCCAGgtcatcaacaccaagaaggCCAGCATGCGTCTGCCACCAGGTAAGGCGAACAACACGCATTTCCTGTACGACCGTATCTGGACCCCCAAGGTCAGGGCTGCCGTGGGCTTGGATAGGGCCCACTCCATGATCAGCGGCAGCGCACAGCTGGATCCTGATGTTCAAGAGTTCCTCCGCGCTGCTTTTGGCAACAACTTTTATCAGGGTTTTGGTATGACCGAATCATACGCCGTCGGTACCGTTCAGATTCCGGGAGACTTCAGTCTCGGCAACATCGGACCCCCAACTGGCTGTGTCGAACTCTGCCTCGAGTCCGTGCCCGAGTTTGACTACACCGTCGATGACAAGCCCAACCCTCGCggtgagcttcttctccgaggCCCATGCATTTTCCGCGAGTACTACAAGAACGAGGAGgagaccaagaaggccattgAGTCCGATGGATGGTTCCACACCGGTGATATCGCTGAGATTGACAAGATGGGTCGCTTCAAGATCATTGACCGCAAGAAGAACGTTCTCAAGCTGTCCCAGGGTGAATACATCTCTCCTGAGCGTATCGAGAACGTCTACTTGGGCAACACCAACTTGATCGCAATGGCCTATGTCCACGGCGACCCCAAGGAGTCTACACTCGTCGGTATCTTTGGCATCGACCTGGAGAACTTCCCACCTTTTGCCAGCAAGGTCCTTGGTGAGACTGTCACGGCCGCTGACCTGCCGGCCCTCAAGGAGGCTGCCAACCACCCCAAGGTGAAGGCAGAGTTCCTCAAGGTGCTCAACAAGATTGCGCAGAAGCAAAAGTTCAACAGCTTTGAGCGTGTTCGCGGTGTCTATCTTGACATTGAGCCCTTTAGCATCCAGAACGAGCTGTTCACACCCACGTAAGTACAACCGCAAAAAGTAATCAACCGCAAAACTCAGCCGCTAACATGAACAACAGTCTTAAGCTGAAGCGGCCTCAAACTGCCAAGGCCTTCCGTGCTCAGATCGACAAGATGTACGAGGAGATTAACGCCGAGACTGGCCCTGCCAAGTTGTAAGAATAGATAAATGAACAGGCATGATGTTTGTTGCTGAGCGAATTTTTCTTTGGGTTTTTAATGTTTGGATATATAGCTAGTTATCAGTTACGGTTATCTGTTAGCTTATAGCCGTGGGCGGTAAAGAATGTggagtgtgtgtgtgtatttGCAGCAAAGTACGGCGGCCAAGCTTCCTTTTTTGGGGGGTGTTTTACCTGTCTGTGCGAAAGAGTTATGAATATAAAACAGACGAGAAGGAATCAAAGATACATTAATAAAGGgggtcttttcttctttatgaTGCTTTTCGGACTTGGTCATCCAGATGCTGTAAACAAGTTCGATAATTTAATATGAGTGGCTATGCAACCAAGACGGCCTGGAATCCACTTGCGGTCAAGGTTGAGTATGTTCAAACGCAGCCAATAGCTGTATACCTAGTCAGTTGCGAATTGCATGCTTCAGCTCACGAGGCTGTCCAACTATAATGTCATGCAAGAGAGCGAGGCGCCTTTGAGCTGAAGACATATGTGGAGCTGGTTCTTCCAATATGTCACTTCGTAGATGCCTAACCTAGAAAGCAAATAAAAccattatttataaataagtaataaGAAATTATACACGCATATTACCTAATGTAACTGTTATAATTACTTATAAATGTCTTAATTAGAATGTTACTAAGCTCGAAGGCaagttataatatactatTTATTATAACATTCATTTTACATAGTGCATGCGTTGCTTATGTCGTTACCCATAGACAGTGCACGGAGAATGCGTAATTCAATTTACATTTCGAGCTTGCTCCCCTTGCTTCCTATTTGCCTAAGATCTTATCGATGCTTTAATAACGCAAGGTACAATACGACTACCCCATGGTAGATTAAAGCTTTTCTATCGATGGCCTGTtgcaaaaaaaaggtgaTACCACCCGAACAAGCCGCAGAGATGGTGTTGACACAATTAGGATTGGAGGTTACATGCACTGTGCACGATTAATATGGCTCTTTAGACCTTTTGAAAGATTTAATTACAGGTGTGATAAAAGTCGGAGTGCCTCTTTTTATAGGCTGCGTGGGACCTGCATTGTCCCTTTAACCGGCAATTAATATCTTGCATCTGGCGGGCTTATCATGCGTGTCGCGATCGCGATCGCAATCTAAATGGATGCACAGATCTCAGATCGCAACGGGGGTTGTATGCGATATCAGCTTTGCTTTCGACTTGTCAAACACAAGAAATGTTGATGTAAAATGCTTTGTTTCTAACAAGTGTATCGGACCATTTTTGTTTAGCTTAGTAGTAGAATTAGAGCTTGTTTGCTCATTGAGAGGTTATATTAACGGGCGGGAGCTCAACGCGCGCATTTGCTTAAAGCGCGACAAATGATATCATACACGCGTTTAACAAAGAGACGCTTGGTCTAATTATAAAATCCAGTGGAAATCAATTAAGCTGAGCTGAAATTAATTCTAGAGTTGAAGTCTAATGGGTATATTTTACAGTGTTAATTTTGACATACACCatagtattatatatatatatatatatattacacTCCTAACCTATATTATCAagaaatataataattaaacCACGCTAACACTTTTAAATTttatcttttccctttgtttAACCCCTTTATACTTTCTAAGAAGCTTTATATACCTAGTAAGTTGCTAAGAGATAATAGCTGTGTTTATATATTACATAAGGTATAGCACGTGACCCACTTATTATTAGTTCCCCTCTAGACGTGTTTTAAGAGCCCCATCCTTACGTATCCCTTGTTTAAGAACAATCTAAGCAGCTTGAACGTGTGGGCACGCGATGGGGTAAGTTGATATCCTCAGCCGCGTTTAAAGTGCCAGAGAATCTATTTGGTTTGCTTGAGATGCCCGCCCGAGGCTGGCGAGCCGGTCGTCTCCATGAGCCTCGTGCTTACCTCTCCTCCTTCCAGGCCCATGGTCATCGACCTGACTGAAACGCCATCGCCGCCACCAAGCCATATCGCAATCACAAACGGAAACGGAAAcgaacagcagcaacatacTCTTCCCCATgcgcagcggcggcagaaTGATTCTCAGGATGAAGggccgccgccaaagaggAGGCGTGTTGACTTTAATTGGGCTGGCAAACAGGTCTCTCCTTATGTGAGCCGGGCGCTGAGGGACCTGCCAGCTTCCGAGTACATACTTGATGAAATTGCGATAAAGGTATGCAATATTCTAAAGATTGGGCTGCATTGAGCACACAATTAACAAAGGGCACAGGCCGTTTCCATGTTTGCCAAGGATCCGCTCTTTGTCTCCCGATTAGATGAAAACAACGACTACAAGCTGCCGGCCGATGATGAATGGACTGCTACAAAGGCCAAAATAATCGTTACAGAGCTATCTGAGAGACCTGTAAGTGGAATAAGAACAGACAACCAAGTTGGATATAACTGACATGATGCTTAAGGAATATCGTGTCGCCCCTATAAAAGCGCCAAGTTCGAGCAGCTACACGTCCCCTTACCCCCCGCTGAAGGAGCAACTTCTTGCCAGATTTAAACAGGTTCCGCcagaaataaaaaagataGCCGCTAAACAACCGAAAACCTCAATACCAAAAAGACAAGATAATACTCCTAGAACAAGATATGGGAGTCGGTGGGAGCCGACCAAATGCGGCCCATCCTCAAATACATGGTTTGACCTCGATCACCGGCCTTACCAATCAGCATCAGATCGCGAACTCATTGTCAAAGGTGCTGATCGCTTATACCGCGAGCTCaaggaagagctgaagagccCAGCTGTCTATCATGTGGACTTTACGTCTGACGAAATTCGGCAAATCATGGCATGCTTCTCAATGTATCTTCCCGTGGGATATCCTGCGACCCCTGAACATTTGGCGCGGCTCTGCCATCAGTTCAATGTTCCGTCAATTGTTAATAACAGTTTGCCTCACCGGACGGTCGAAGATGTACGCAATTACTGTTCGGATCTGCTTGCGGGCAAAGCAGTGCCGCCAAGCCGAGTTCAGATCCTGAGTCTTGACCCTAGAGCGAATGGATCTCGCTCGCAACAGGAGAAGAGACGTGCCAGTCGACTATCATCCTTGCTTTTAGCTCGCGAGATGGTAGGAAACCGAGGATTTGCCCATATGCGCCAGTATGAAAACTTTCAAAACGAGTTTCGCAAGGCGCACGAGGACAGCTTGGACTTGGTCGCAGAGTACACAAACTGTGCCGGAGACATTGCGACGACAACTTGGATCCCGGATGACAATGTTTTGTGCGGCACAACTGCACACTCGGATAGCCATAATCAGCAGTATAATAAGCCGGGCAATTTACTCCTTTGCTCGACAAAGCTGGGGCAGCTTAAGGCGTTTCCTGACCACCGAATCCCACGGCCACTCGtcgaaaagggagaaaacTCCACGACGGCCATGCGTGAAAGCCAGGACCCATGGCTGTATTCGTCGGTTGTATGCTCTGATTACGATAGCGTTCTAGGGCTGGCATTCACCTCCAGTTTCGACAAAACGGTCAAGGTGTGGAAGGTTGATGAATCTGGCAGCAACATGACTGCGTTAGCCACCTGGTACTTTGGCGGCAACGTAAATTTTGTCTCCGTGGCCAAGGACGGCTCTGGACGAGTTGCTACTGCGG
The sequence above is drawn from the Trichoderma breve strain T069 chromosome 5, whole genome shotgun sequence genome and encodes:
- a CDS encoding membrane-associating domain-containing protein; this encodes MSQTLILCFRAFQAFAAAAGIGLAAYVVNWHLRGPHLSTPPSISFILFSSIFSVFSILYLVFAPRLAPKVTHPKISLGIEALNCIFYFAGFIAVAVCLGDLAFCTGSVCMAGRGTAVLAAAQFSLWMGSAIIAAKAMVRDERRTKLLSRRRNTQRNFERV
- a CDS encoding AMP-binding enzyme domain-containing protein yields the protein MALATKDTAAYIKSLTTPPAPGAPHGVAIAGTERPGRTAIYRHHKIGDGPLLTTFNPEIQSVHDLFENAVKKRPSKRCLGTRLWNPSTQSWADTYEWETYGEVAERRKNLGAGLVEIHKSIGHTLDKYPVGLWSQNRAEWQITDLALASQALYTVSLYDTLGPDTSEYIINHAELACIVCSLPHIPTLLKLAPRIPSLKLIVSLDELEQGEQKGLTKGAVLNDIASQHGIKIYSFKEVEEIGAKSGRPMRPAKWDDLCTINYTSGTTGAPKGVVITHGNAVSAISSSRLQGAVTEKDVHMSYLPLAHIYGRMVDQVALSEGASIGFFRGDILGLVDDMKILKPTGFISVPRLFNRFNSAIRTATIEAEGTRGALSRQVINTKKASMRLPPGKANNTHFLYDRIWTPKVRAAVGLDRAHSMISGSAQLDPDVQEFLRAAFGNNFYQGFGMTESYAVGTVQIPGDFSLGNIGPPTGCVELCLESVPEFDYTVDDKPNPRGELLLRGPCIFREYYKNEEETKKAIESDGWFHTGDIAEIDKMGRFKIIDRKKNVLKLSQGEYISPERIENVYLGNTNLIAMAYVHGDPKESTLVGIFGIDLENFPPFASKVLGETVTAADLPALKEAANHPKVKAEFLKVLNKIAQKQKFNSFERVRGVYLDIEPFSIQNELFTPTLKLKRPQTAKAFRAQIDKMYEEINAETGPAKL